A genomic segment from Zygotorulaspora mrakii chromosome 1, complete sequence encodes:
- the DGA1 gene encoding diacylglycerol O-acyltransferase (similar to Saccharomyces cerevisiae DGA1 (YOR245C); ancestral locus Anc_8.675) has product MIEDSQELHRRVTTGSRDATAQEEAGDRAFSEHDKKGWDAWNAIKKEFENQISDARSSSLNGDGERSNSLNGINSEGSDRSWSSLHTPFKRRFQTAMIAWHLSAFVFLPVIAIYALSNPLLWFLSVPYFIYYMFDRAPGNGGVVYRRSDWFRSLSIWSYLCDYFPIALHKTADLQPTFTRKSASSKELEGKKNSRWKKMLGIFRYSSKNSEFEVTGPRYIFGYHPHGIGAIGSFGVFGTEGRRWSQIFPGIPVSLMTLVTQFHVPLYRDYLMALGISAVSKKNTLKVLEKDNSICIVVGGARESLASSIGHVDLILNRRKGFIRLALEAGNVCLTPVFAFGETDLYNIVQTSEDSFSRKVQLWLKQNYGFTVPLFYARGMFNYDFGFLPYRRAINVVIGKPIFVKEKIPNPSEEELDYYHQRYMQELKKLYYDNRDRFGYSDKEINIVG; this is encoded by the coding sequence ATGATCGAAGACTCACAGGAGTTACATCGAAGGGTCACGACTGGCTCGCGGGATGCGACTGCTCAAGAGGAAGCAGGAGATAGGGCATTTTCCGAACACGACAAGAAGGGATGGGATGCATGGAAtgcaatcaaaaaagagttCGAGAATCAGATAAGCGATGCGCGTAGCTCATCGTTGAACGGGGATGGCGAGCGTAGCAACAGTTTAAATGGAATTAATAGTGAAGGTAGCGACAGGTCGTGGAGCTCACTGCATACACCGTTCAAAAGACGGTTTCAAACAGCTATGATAGCATGGCATCTTTCAGCTTTCGTTTTTCTACCAGTGATTGCCATATATGCGTTGTCCAACCCACTATTATGGTTTTTATCGGTACCTTACTTCATATATTACATGTTTGATAGGGCACCAGGCAATGGCGGAGTGGTCTACAGAAGGTCTGATTGGTTCAGATCTCTGTCCATTTGGAGTTATTTGTGCGATTACTTTCCAATAGCCCTGCATAAGACAGCAGATCTTCAACCGACTTTCACAAGAAAGTCTGCATCATCCAAGGAATTGGAgggcaaaaaaaactcgcgatggaagaaaatgcTGGGCATATTTCGATATAGCTCTAAGAATAGTGAATTTGAAGTAACGGGGCCTCGTTATATATTTGGCTACCATCCTCATGGTATCGGGGCGATTGGTTCCTTCGGTGTATTTGGAACAGAAGGCCGTCGTTGGTCTCAAATCTTCCCAGGTATACCGGTCTCCTTGATGACATTAGTGACGCAATTCCATGTTCCCCTTTATAGAGATTACTTAATGGCACTTGGTATAAGTgcagtttcaaaaaaaaatacactaaaagttttggaaaaagacAACTCAATTTGCATCGTGGTTGGCGGAGCCAGAGAATCACTTGCTAGTTCTATTGGCCATGTTGATCTTATTCTTAACAGACGTAAGGGTTTCATAAGATTAGCGTTGGAGGCTGGTAACGTTTGTCTGACGCCTGTATTCGCGTTTGGCGAGACGGACCTCTATAATATTGTACAGACAAGTGAAGACTCTTTCTCGAGGAAAGTCCAGTTATGGCTCAAACAAAATTATGGCTTCACCGTACCACTTTTCTACGCCCGTGGGATGTTTAACTATGATTTTGGTTTTCTCCCTTACAGAAGAGCAATAAATGTCGTGATTGGAAAACCAATATttgtaaaagaaaaaataccCAATCCtagtgaagaagaattggatTACTACCATCAGCGCTATATGCAGGAACTCAAGAAACTCTATTACGATAATAGAGATAGATTTGGCTATTCCGATaaagaaataaatataGTTGGTTGA
- the RAD53 gene encoding serine/threonine/tyrosine protein kinase RAD53 (similar to Saccharomyces cerevisiae RAD53 (YPL153C); ancestral locus Anc_8.676) — protein MDATQPTQQSTQATQKYLIEKFSQEQIDDDIVCRVICTTGQIPIRDLRADMNEILKEATPIKKTWTFGRNPNSDYHLGNVSRLSNKHFVIFLGEDGNLLLKDTSTNGTWLNGQRISKERNQLLSQGDEITVGIGVSMDILTVVLFINERFKQKQEQMRVDNLKNGVKNGKNSTFKLHSGLNSDLSDNLTGVFKDFSIKDEVVGQGAFATVKKAVERSTGKTFAAKIISKRKVMGNLDGVKRELEVLGKLHHPRIVQLKGFYEAEEFYYLLMEFVSGGDLMDFVAAHGSVGEDAGREITRQILEAVRYIHEKGISHRDLKPDNILIEQDDPVLVKITDFGLAKVQGNGTFMKTFCGTLAYVAPEVIGGKASSDETGEVHEYSSLVDMWSIGCLVYVILTGHLPFSGSTQEQLYKQISRGSYHEGPLKDFRISDEARGFIDSLLQVNPNDRPTADKALQHPWIKVVNTQNSASESSQISLSQSLSQQKVLENMDDAQYEFIKAQRRALLLQQPDHISKHEIQEPQMKKQLQAHEFKVPNHPPVRFTQPNHSVLDNGNSNEHIELRYPRGATKGTNKKCGGKFLTLNPLPESKIQESIVIKQGVNPFFIGRSDDCNCRIDDNRLSRVHCFILKKRHAVGNSIYESPAQGLDDIWYCHSGTNISYLNNVKMGPGTKTLLQEGDEIKIIWDRNNDFVIGFSVELNDTTGLFNNGTGVSSQERSLVPQTIDEKSLVKRLSQMMAIKRSNQISFPPSSPNKQENGKVENNITGSEPEKLLKRVHSVSLSQSQNDPNKKVKRAKLDQAPRDPQDLQFS, from the coding sequence ATGGACGCCACACAACCTACGCAGCAGTCGACTCAGGCGACTCAGAAGTATTTGATAGAGAAGTTTTCACAGGAGCAGATTGACGACGACATAGTCTGTAGAGTCATATGCACTACTGGGCAGATACCGATACGTGATCTGCGTGCGGATATGAATGAAATACTGAAAGAGGCGACACCCATAAAGAAAACATGGACATTTGGCAGAAATCCGAATAGTGACTACCATCTGGGCAACGTGTCTAGATTGTCTAATAAACACTTTGTCATATTTTTGGGAGAGGACGGCAATCTTTTACTGAAGGATACATCAACAAACGGAACGTGGCTCAATGGCCAACGAATATCGAAAGAGCGCAATCAGCTTTTATCGCAAGGTGACGAGATAACAGTCGGGATAGGTGTATCGATGGATATACTAACAGTGGTTCTTTTCATAAATGAGagattcaaacaaaaacaagaacaaaTGAGAGTGGATAATTTAAAGAATGGAGTTAAGAACGGTAAAAACTCCACTTTCAAATTACATTCAGGGCTTAATTCAGACTTGAGCGATAACTTGACAGgagttttcaaagatttttctaTAAAAGACGAAGTTGTTGGGCAGGGAGCATTTGCCACAGTCAAAAAGGCAGTGGAAAGGTCCACAGGAAAGACATTTGCTGCCAAGATAATcagtaaaagaaaagtgaTGGGAAATTTAGATGGTGTCAAGAGAGAATTGGAGGTTCTCGGTAAGTTACATCATCCAAGGATTGTCCAATTGAAAGGATTCTATGAGGCGGAAGAATTTTACTATCTTCTAATGGAGTTCGTTTCTGGTGGTGACTTGATGGACTTTGTTGCAGCTCATGGTTCAGTGGGAGAAGATGCTGGCAGAGAAATAACGAGGCAAATACTGGAAGCAGTAAGATATATACATGAAAAAGGAATCAGTCATCGTGATTTGAAACCGGATAATATTTTAATTGAACAGGACGATCCGGTGTTGGTCAAGATAACAGATTTTGGTCTGGCGAAAGTACAAGGTAATGGAACTTTCATGAAAACCTTCTGTGGCACTTTGGCGTACGTTGCTCCTGAAGTTATTGGAGGGAAGGCTTCCTCTGACGAAACGGGGGAAGTTCACGAgtattcttctttggtCGATATGTGGTCCATAGGTTGTCTTGTATATGTCATACTAACTGGCCATCTGCCTTTTAGTGGAAGTACTCAGGAGCAACTATACAAACAAATTAGCCGAGGTTCGTACCACGAGGGTCCATTGAAGGACTTTAGAATTTCGGACGAAGCAAGAGGTTTCATTGACTCTCTTCTTCAGGTGAATCCAAACGACAGACCCACTGCAGACAAGGCATTACAGCATCCATGGATAAAGGTTGTAAATACCCAAAACTCAGCAAGTGAATCTTCACAGATATCGTTATCCCAGTCGTTGTCACAACAAAAAGTACTAGAAAATATGGATGACGCACAATACGAGTTTATCAAAGCACAAAGACGAGCATTGTTGCTTCAACAACCAGATCACATAAGTAAACATGAAATCCAGGAGCCtcagatgaagaaacaaTTACAAGCCCATGAGTTCAAAGTTCCCAACCATCCACCAGTGAGGTTCACACAACCAAACCATTCAGTGCTTGACAATGGGAACAGTAACGAGCACATTGAGCTGAGATATCCCCGAGGGGCTACGAAAGGCACGAATAAAAAATGTGGTGGTAAATTTCTAACATTGAATCCGCTACCAGAGAGCAAAATTCAAGAGAGTATAGTAATCAAACAGGGTGTAAACCCATTCTTCATAGGAAGGTCGGATGACTGCAATTGCCGCATTGATGACAACAGATTATCTAGAGTACATTGTTTCATTCTTAAAAAGAGACATGCCGTGGGAAACAGCATATACGAATCCCCTGCACAGGGCCTGGACGACATCTGGTATTGCCATTCAGGAACGAACATCAGCTACTTGAATAACGTCAAAATGGGACCAGGCACGAAGACTCTGCTGCAAGAAGGGGacgaaatcaaaatcatatGGGATCGTAACAATGATTTTGTCATCGGTTTCAGTGTCGAGCTCAACGACACTACAGGTCTTTTCAACAATGGAACAGGTGTTTCCAGTCAGGAAAGATCGCTCGTTCCCCAGACCATCGACGAAAAGAGTCTCGTCAAAAGGCTGAGTCAAATGATGGCCATCAAACGTTCTAACCAAATTTCTTTCCCCCCTTCATCTCCAaacaaacaagaaaacGGCAAGGTCGAAAACAACATCACAGGTTCGGAGCCTGAAAAGCTACTCAAGAGGGTTCATTCGGTTAGTCTTTCTCAGTCACAAAACGATCCAAACAAAAAAGTAAAACGTGCAAAGCTTGATCAGGCACCACGAGACCCACAAGATTTACAGTTTTCATAG